The genomic region GTTTCACGTATAGTTTCACCTGTGGTGATAGCTTCCTGATCAAGCTCAAAAAATTTGTCTGCAATATTTTGTGGAAAAAGTTGTTTATCTGTTTTACCTATAATTTCAGAGCTGGAAAGATTGGTAAATTTTTCAAATGCTTTATTGCAGATTACAGCCTGTCCCAATTTGTTTTTAAAATACACTACCGATGGAATTGATCTTACCAACGAATCAAAAGTAATATGAGTTTGTTCATCTTCATTCTGAAAACTGCAAAAAAAGTTTGAACTTTCAAATCTGGCAAATTCTGTAATATAACTTAAATCTCCAGTAGTTAAATCTCCGGTTGAACTATAATTAAAAGATGATTGCAGACAAATGTATTTGTCTTTCTGATCCAGATAAGCATTATATCCGAATGAATCATCTTTACGTGAAATAGTTTCAGGACAATTTTCACAGGGATTTGATTTTCCAAATATCTGAAAACATTTTTTTGTTTTTTCTTCTCCGGGATTAAAACCTGACAATATTAATCCAGCATGGTTTAAAAAAAGAATATTGTAATTCTTATCATATATACCAATTAAATGAGGAAATGAATTTAATAATGATTTAAGTATTAGATTATTTTCTATATCTGTTTCTATAGATCCTAGTTTTGACTGGATTGTTGCATTTTCGGTTTCAATTAACATTACCCTTGTCACCACACAGTTTCTATTAAGACTATATTTCTTTTATTCTATATATCTATTTATAGAAAAATAAAACTATTTTAAGACTGTTTATTGATGATATAATTTAATGGATGATATTTAATTTGACAAAGTCAAGTATCAAATTTTAAATATTGATATTTTTTTCTTAGATTTTAACAGATTTTTAGATAAGATAGTCACCCCATGGTTTCCACTGGAGTTTGGTTTTCGAATTCCGGATTTTTTGGGATTTTTATTAAATCAATTTTATTAATGAGTGCAACCCCATGATTTCTACTGGAGTTTTTAAATTTCATTCTATTTTTGGAAATTCAATCAACTTTATACCAACTTCAGATGTTTTTAAGTTTAATTATTAAATTAATCTTAAAAATTTTAATTAAAATTAACTTAAACTTCAGAAAAGCTTATATAGTAATATATTGATACATACACTGCCATCTTTTTTTATTAAATTTTAAAAAAGATAGTCATATCTTTTTTTTGGCTTCCAGACGAAATCATAGGGTCACTGTCTTTTATAAACCTTCCAGTTGAAACAAAGGGGTTTACTTCCATATGAAACTCTTTTCTTTATATCCTTTTGAATTTGCAAATCGTTAACAAAGTATACTGATGCTTTTTTACGTTCATGTTTGTTATTTTATATAAATCTCCAATTGAAACAAAGGGGTCTAAACCATAAACATTAATAACCACCACTTCCATTGTATCCTTTGGAATTGAGAGAGGAAATCCAGTCAATCATTTCAAGTTAACAATTTGTTTCCCAGTTTTATATTAAGATCCAAATTGATTTTGATTTGTTTTTGATTGGTAGTTCTTATCCATAACAACAGATGTTTGAGTACAGTTTGTAAGTTAAAGGATAGGGTGAAATAAGTAAATGCAAAGTAAATCATTAGATGGCCTGTTCCAGGAATTACTGGAAAATGAACCTATTTTTAAAAACAAAGAGGTTTTAAGACATTCATACACTCCTGATTCGCTTGTCCACCGTGACGATCAAATCAATAGCCTTGCTTCTATTCTTGTTTCAGCACTCAGGGGAGATACACCTTCTAACATTCTTATTTACGGAAAAACAGGTACAGGAAAAACAGCTGTTACAAGACATGTTGGAATTGAGCTTGAAAGAAAAGGCGAGTCTCTGGGACTTTCATGTAAAGTTGTCTACCTTAATTGTGAAGTAATCGACACGCAGTATAGACTTCTTGCAAATCTCACAAGACAGTTTGGTGAAGACGTCCCGATGACCGGATGGCCTACTGACCAGGTCTTCTTCAAATTCAAGGAAACAATCGATAATGAAAGACAGGTTGTTATTATTATTCTGGACGAAATTGATAAGCTGATAAAAAAAGGCGATGATGTTCTTTACAATCTTTCAAGAATCAACACAGATCTTGAAAAGGCAAAAGTCAGTATGATTGGCGTTTCCAACGACCTCAAATTTACAGAATTCCTTGATCCAAGAGTAAAGAGTTCACTTGGAGAAGAAGAAATTATTTTCCCACCATACGATGCTGATCAGATTAGTGATATCCTGCATGAGAGAGCCCAGATTGCTTACAAGCCAGATGCACTGGATGAAATGGTAATTCCACTTTGTGCTGCTTTTGCAGCTCAGGAACATGGTGATGCGAGACGCGCTCTTGACCTTCTCAGGGTTGCAGGGGAAATTGCAGAACGGGAAAATAAATCACGTGTTGAGGAACAGCATGTAAAAGGCGCTCAGGAAAAGATTGAGATTGATCGCGTCATCGAAGTTGTGCGCACGCTTCCCACACAATCAAAGCTTGCACTCTACAGTGTAATGCTTCTGAGAAACAATGGTTACAAGAATGTTACAACCGGAGAAGTCTACAATGTGTATCGTCAGCTCTGTCTTCAGGTGGATATGGATATTTTAACACAGCGCAGGGTAACGGATCTCATGTCAGAGCTTGATATGCTTGGTATTGTCAATGCAGTTGTCGTCAGCAAAGGAAGATACGGCAGGACAAAAGAAATAGTATTAAGTGTCCCTATAAACAGTACGAAAAAAGTATTGTTTGAGGATTACAGGCTTAAACCACTTGAGTTCTTCAAACCTGTTCTCACAACACAGTTGCATCTTTAAACTTAAATTCAGGTTTAAAGATTACAACTTTTTTATTCTTAACTTTTAAATCTAATTTTTGTATTTTAATTTGCAGCTTTCTAGCATTTGGCTTTATTTTAGTCAGAAACCAGGAAGTAGCAGTCTCAGATATCCAATATATGGAACTCTGTAACGTGCAACGCCAATTACCCAGTCTTCCTTAACAGGCATCAGGTAACTGACTTGTCCCTGTTGATCATAGTATTTGTTGGTAATTTGGTTGTCACCTTTTGTAATGTAACCGGCATAAGGCGCAGCAGGACCACCATCCCACATAGGCTCTCCTTCTTCAACGTAATACATAGCCCTGTGAATAATCGGGGTCACACCTTCCTGTCCGTATGGTTTATAAAGTATTACATTACCGTATTTTTCGAAGGTAGTGTAATTATCGTTATTCATGCCTTCTTCATAAGTGACAATTTCAGTCCTGTCGATGCTCTGGATGAATATGATATCACCGATATTCATATGTGGTTCCATGCTTCCGGATTCCACTGCAACCATAGGTGTCCACATACCGAAAACAATCTGAGAGAAAGTTGCAAATACCAATACGGCTAACAGAACAGTCAGAATGTCCCGGGCAAGCGAAACAAAGAAATTGTCACTTTCTTTGAAAACATGGTAGGTTTCTTTTAAATTCATATTCTTACCTGTCTTCCGTCCAAATCAATGAAAGAATCTATTAATGAGTATGGAATATAATTGCAAAAATAAAATGTTTCCCCCTTATAAAACATTTTTCAAATTTTTATTGTAAAATAAGCTGTACTTAAATCCAAATTGTATCACCATGAATGAAATTGATGTGCTTACAGCCTTTATTGAAGAAGGCTATCAGATAAGTCCTGAAGCAGTGGACCTTATATGTTCTCATTGTTCCCCCGGGGAACTTGTGGCTTACGTACTTGAACACATAGATCTTTCTGTGCTTGTTATTGATGTCGAACACATTGATCTGGAAAGTTTCAATTCATCACTTCATGTAAATGAAGAGACATTTAAGTTATCAGAAGAACTTTCTCCTGAACTGGAAAAATCCTACAATTACAATGATTCTCATGATACAAATGGTTCTTATGATTCATATTCATCCTACCAGACATCTCCAATATCAGGTTTCAAGAGTAATTACTGTAATGTTGACAGTCCAATTTCCATACTTTCTGATATTACCGACAATTCAACGTGTGTCGGTGAGTACATGGAATTTGTTCAGTTTTTCAGGAACAGGTATACAAGACTTAGTGATATCATACGCGGCAGGATAACAGCCCGACCTATTGAGAGTCTGAAAAAAGGCAAAGGAACTAACTTCAGAGGAAGCCGCGAAGCAGGGGAAGTTTCTATAATAGGCATGATCTCTGATATGAAAAGCACCAGTAATGGTCATAAGATTCTTGAGGTCGAAGACCCCACAGGCTCATTTTCAGTCCTTATACGCTCTGCTGACAAAGATCTTTTTGAGCAGGCCAGCCATTTTGTTCTGGATGAGGTTGTGGGGTTCACAGGAACTCTCACAAATGACGGCAACTTAATGATAGCACAGAAAGTCACGCTTCCGGACCTTCCTGCGGTAAATCCAAAAAAGACCGGAAGCTTTGGAAAAGCAGTTCTCACATCTGATATCCACATAGGAAGCAACACTTTCCTTGAAGAACCATGGGAACGTTTCCTTGATTTCCTCAATGGGGATACTGATAACGAAGCCCTGCTGGAGATTTCTAAGGAAATACGTTATCTTCTTGTTGCAGGTGATCTTGTGGATGGAGTTGGCATTTATCCGGGACAGGAAAATGAGCTTTCCATCATGGATGTATACGACCAGTACAAAAAAGCCGGTGAATACTTCCACATGATCCCAAAACACATCAAGATAATTATTTCTCCTGGAAACCATGATGCAGTTCGCCAGGCAGAGCCACAGCCAAGACTTCCTGAATGCATCAGGGACTATTTCCCTGAGAATGTTACATTCGTAGGAAATCCATCTATTGTTGATCTTGATGGTGTAAAAGTGATGCTCTACCACGGGCGTTCAATTGATGATCTGGTGTCTTCAGTTCCAGGTGTGTCATATACTGAACCCACAAAAGCAATGGTAGAAATGATGAAATTCAGGCACCTTTCACCAATTTATGGAAGCCGTGTTTCCATTGCACCTGAAAAGAAGGATTATTTTGTTATTGGAAATGTACCTGATATACTGCATTGCGGCCATGTGCATACCATTGGTGTGGAATGGTACAAGAATGCCCTGCTGATAAATTCAGGAACATGGCAGGACCAGACTGAGTTTCAGAAAAGAGTAAATGTTGTACCGACACCTGCACAGGTGCCGGTGGTTGATCTTGAAACACTGAAGACCACTATTCT from Methanolobus tindarius DSM 2278 harbors:
- a CDS encoding DNA-directed DNA polymerase II small subunit; amino-acid sequence: MNEIDVLTAFIEEGYQISPEAVDLICSHCSPGELVAYVLEHIDLSVLVIDVEHIDLESFNSSLHVNEETFKLSEELSPELEKSYNYNDSHDTNGSYDSYSSYQTSPISGFKSNYCNVDSPISILSDITDNSTCVGEYMEFVQFFRNRYTRLSDIIRGRITARPIESLKKGKGTNFRGSREAGEVSIIGMISDMKSTSNGHKILEVEDPTGSFSVLIRSADKDLFEQASHFVLDEVVGFTGTLTNDGNLMIAQKVTLPDLPAVNPKKTGSFGKAVLTSDIHIGSNTFLEEPWERFLDFLNGDTDNEALLEISKEIRYLLVAGDLVDGVGIYPGQENELSIMDVYDQYKKAGEYFHMIPKHIKIIISPGNHDAVRQAEPQPRLPECIRDYFPENVTFVGNPSIVDLDGVKVMLYHGRSIDDLVSSVPGVSYTEPTKAMVEMMKFRHLSPIYGSRVSIAPEKKDYFVIGNVPDILHCGHVHTIGVEWYKNALLINSGTWQDQTEFQKRVNVVPTPAQVPVVDLETLKTTILKFNE
- a CDS encoding ORC1-type DNA replication protein yields the protein MQSKSLDGLFQELLENEPIFKNKEVLRHSYTPDSLVHRDDQINSLASILVSALRGDTPSNILIYGKTGTGKTAVTRHVGIELERKGESLGLSCKVVYLNCEVIDTQYRLLANLTRQFGEDVPMTGWPTDQVFFKFKETIDNERQVVIIILDEIDKLIKKGDDVLYNLSRINTDLEKAKVSMIGVSNDLKFTEFLDPRVKSSLGEEEIIFPPYDADQISDILHERAQIAYKPDALDEMVIPLCAAFAAQEHGDARRALDLLRVAGEIAERENKSRVEEQHVKGAQEKIEIDRVIEVVRTLPTQSKLALYSVMLLRNNGYKNVTTGEVYNVYRQLCLQVDMDILTQRRVTDLMSELDMLGIVNAVVVSKGRYGRTKEIVLSVPINSTKKVLFEDYRLKPLEFFKPVLTTQLHL
- a CDS encoding signal peptidase I, whose amino-acid sequence is MNLKETYHVFKESDNFFVSLARDILTVLLAVLVFATFSQIVFGMWTPMVAVESGSMEPHMNIGDIIFIQSIDRTEIVTYEEGMNNDNYTTFEKYGNVILYKPYGQEGVTPIIHRAMYYVEEGEPMWDGGPAAPYAGYITKGDNQITNKYYDQQGQVSYLMPVKEDWVIGVARYRVPYIGYLRLLLPGF